A DNA window from Luteolibacter luteus contains the following coding sequences:
- the trxA gene encoding thioredoxin, translated as MKAIALTTESFDAAISGTTQPVLVDFWADWCGPCKMIGPVVEEIAAENEGKALVAKVDISDNIELARRFGVQAIPTLIIFKDGKPVNVFRGLQDKRVLTEALAAA; from the coding sequence ATGAAAGCCATTGCGCTTACCACTGAGTCCTTCGATGCCGCCATCTCCGGCACGACGCAGCCCGTCCTCGTCGACTTCTGGGCCGACTGGTGCGGTCCCTGCAAAATGATTGGCCCGGTCGTCGAGGAGATCGCTGCAGAAAACGAGGGAAAGGCCCTCGTGGCGAAAGTGGATATTTCCGATAATATCGAGCTCGCCCGACGCTTTGGCGTCCAAGCGATCCCGACGCTGATTATCTTCAAGGACGGCAAACCGGTGAATGTCTTCCGCGGCCTGCAGGACAAGCGCGTCCTGACAGAGGCTCTAGCGGCAGCATGA
- a CDS encoding MFS transporter: MNDLGKGSRSLLPIFLLSAAGFTVLTTEFIIVGLLPAMARDLRVSVPTAGLLVTLFAFTVAAVGPPLTAFASRFERKRLFVATLVLFSVSNLLAALSANFGVMAFARFIPAVMLPIFWALASETAVQITGPEKAGKAISMVSFGVVAATIFGIPIGTLVADAFGWRVAFGSLAALAFAKAALLFFFLPSMAGKKEEASVLKQMSILRDPMIAGHVLLSLLVFAGMFTSYTYLADILERLGHFDGATVGWILMGFGGMGLLGNWLGGRLVDRSALGASITFSIPIAIAMISVVPVVQSFGWLAVVLGIWGTAQAALFTVSHVRVMKSASANAALGASLNISGANMGIGLGAMVGGRVIDHYGLSFVGWAAAGVVGIAVILSVVLMFARRSKECPAGIVECSGGL; the protein is encoded by the coding sequence ATGAATGACCTTGGCAAAGGTAGCCGCTCGCTGCTGCCCATCTTCCTTCTTTCCGCGGCGGGCTTCACGGTGCTAACCACGGAATTCATTATCGTGGGTCTGCTTCCCGCGATGGCCCGTGATCTCCGCGTAAGCGTCCCCACTGCGGGGCTGCTGGTGACGCTCTTCGCCTTTACCGTAGCGGCGGTCGGACCGCCGCTGACGGCCTTTGCTTCGCGCTTCGAACGGAAGCGGCTTTTCGTCGCGACCTTGGTGCTCTTCTCGGTTTCCAATTTGTTGGCCGCGCTATCTGCGAATTTCGGCGTGATGGCCTTCGCCCGGTTTATCCCGGCGGTAATGCTGCCGATCTTTTGGGCACTGGCGAGTGAGACCGCGGTCCAGATCACCGGCCCGGAGAAGGCAGGGAAGGCGATCTCGATGGTCTCCTTTGGCGTGGTGGCGGCAACCATCTTCGGCATTCCGATCGGGACCTTGGTGGCGGATGCCTTCGGCTGGCGGGTGGCTTTCGGAAGTCTTGCCGCCTTGGCCTTCGCGAAAGCAGCACTCTTGTTCTTCTTCCTGCCAAGCATGGCCGGAAAAAAGGAGGAGGCCTCCGTCTTGAAGCAGATGAGTATTCTGCGAGATCCGATGATCGCGGGGCACGTGTTGCTTTCCCTGCTGGTTTTTGCAGGGATGTTCACTTCCTACACCTATCTGGCCGATATCCTTGAGCGACTTGGTCATTTTGATGGGGCCACGGTGGGCTGGATCCTCATGGGCTTCGGCGGGATGGGCCTGCTGGGGAATTGGCTCGGGGGCCGTTTAGTGGATCGCAGCGCCTTGGGAGCCTCGATTACCTTCTCGATCCCGATCGCCATCGCCATGATCTCGGTGGTTCCGGTGGTGCAGTCTTTTGGTTGGCTAGCGGTGGTGCTTGGCATCTGGGGCACAGCTCAAGCAGCGCTTTTTACGGTGTCGCACGTCCGCGTGATGAAGTCGGCTTCCGCCAATGCAGCCCTCGGGGCTTCGCTGAATATCTCTGGTGCCAATATGGGCATCGGCTTGGGTGCGATGGTTGGGGGCCGCGTCATTGACCATTATGGCCTGTCTTTTGTCGGGTGGGCTGCCGCAGGAGTGGTCGGCATCGCGGTGATTCTTTCGGTCGTCCTCATGTTCGCCCGCCGGTCGAAGGAGTGCCCCGCCGGGATCGTCGAGTGTAGCGGTGGGCTTTAA
- a CDS encoding class I SAM-dependent methyltransferase, whose product MSDDADFATNIKRFTGFAGHYDAFRPTLPEALSGLLLEVARAHKSSTVVDLGSGTGLSTRYWSGKVREVIGIEPTDAMREEAERHGGAGVSYRRGFSHDTGLPDGSASIVVCSQALHWMDPQGTFKEAKRILRPGGVFAACDYDWPPVTGVWELDQAYQACDQRGREMERAHALSEGIKFQEKSGHLDRMRSSGAFRWTREVLLHHEEQGDAARLVGLLFSQGSVQTVLKAGFNEADMGIDRFRELATALMPQAKRWLWCSRVRIGVV is encoded by the coding sequence ATGTCGGACGACGCGGACTTTGCTACGAACATCAAGCGCTTCACGGGTTTCGCCGGTCACTACGACGCCTTTCGCCCGACTCTGCCCGAAGCGCTCTCAGGCCTGCTGCTCGAAGTCGCCCGCGCTCATAAAAGCAGCACTGTCGTCGATCTTGGCAGCGGCACCGGTCTCTCCACCCGCTACTGGAGCGGGAAGGTAAGGGAAGTCATCGGCATCGAACCCACCGATGCCATGCGTGAGGAAGCGGAACGTCACGGCGGGGCAGGCGTTTCTTATCGTCGCGGCTTTTCCCATGACACCGGACTTCCCGATGGGAGTGCTTCGATCGTGGTGTGCTCGCAGGCGCTGCACTGGATGGATCCGCAGGGGACTTTCAAGGAGGCGAAGCGTATCCTTAGGCCGGGAGGTGTTTTCGCGGCCTGCGATTATGATTGGCCGCCGGTTACGGGAGTCTGGGAACTCGATCAAGCCTATCAAGCCTGCGACCAGCGCGGTCGTGAAATGGAACGGGCACACGCCCTTTCCGAAGGCATCAAGTTTCAAGAGAAGTCCGGCCATCTGGATCGCATGAGATCGAGCGGAGCCTTTCGTTGGACACGTGAGGTTCTACTCCATCACGAGGAACAGGGAGACGCAGCGCGCCTTGTGGGGCTGCTCTTCAGCCAAGGCAGCGTGCAGACCGTGCTGAAAGCCGGTTTCAACGAAGCTGATATGGGCATCGATCGTTTCCGCGAGCTTGCGACCGCTCTCATGCCCCAGGCCAAGCGATGGCTGTGGTGCTCGCGCGTGAGGATCGGTGTTGTCTGA
- a CDS encoding DUF5069 domain-containing protein has protein sequence MSATLIPGLRSPYDQVSGFVHFGRMLDKIRLDSKAALPPLWAEVRGIKGGFDQRCCSFLGIDYSALEARVLKGGSDEEILEWAFEKGRKPSGEEIEVWNGFMMKLGWRDATAARVHFRLAESGFPEDAALTMFDFIDLDEGRPVRWS, from the coding sequence ATGAGTGCGACTCTCATCCCCGGTCTCCGCAGTCCCTACGATCAGGTGAGTGGCTTCGTCCACTTCGGTCGGATGCTGGATAAGATCCGCCTCGATTCGAAGGCCGCGCTGCCGCCGCTCTGGGCAGAGGTCCGGGGAATCAAGGGTGGCTTTGATCAGCGCTGCTGTTCCTTTCTCGGGATTGATTACAGCGCCCTGGAAGCACGCGTGCTGAAGGGCGGAAGCGATGAGGAGATTTTGGAATGGGCCTTCGAGAAAGGCCGGAAGCCTTCCGGCGAGGAGATCGAAGTTTGGAACGGCTTCATGATGAAGCTCGGCTGGCGCGATGCAACCGCTGCACGCGTGCATTTTCGGTTGGCGGAATCCGGATTTCCGGAGGACGCGGCACTGACGATGTTCGACTTCATCGATCTCGATGAAGGACGGCCGGTGCGGTGGAGCTAG
- a CDS encoding response regulator has product MSESSSVVRIVIVDDHPMVRERLAEVINREADMKVCGEAEDRAGALELIGKEAPTLAIVDLSLRRSNGLDLIKDLRVMYPDVRVLVVSMQEENLYAERVIRAGAHGYITKQEATRKILEAIRQVLDGKVFLSEALSAEMLSRMVGKPKTTPGISFELLTDRELQVFDLVGQGFGTRQIAEQLGVDVKTIETYRARIKDKLELKDASELLRKAIAWKLDHPTT; this is encoded by the coding sequence ATGAGTGAGTCCTCATCCGTCGTTCGCATCGTGATCGTGGACGATCATCCGATGGTCCGCGAACGGCTCGCGGAAGTGATCAACCGCGAGGCGGACATGAAAGTTTGCGGCGAGGCGGAGGATCGTGCCGGTGCTCTCGAATTGATCGGCAAGGAGGCCCCGACGCTGGCGATTGTCGATCTCTCGCTCCGTCGCTCGAACGGCTTGGATCTGATCAAGGACTTGCGGGTGATGTATCCGGATGTCCGGGTCCTGGTGGTCTCGATGCAAGAGGAGAACCTTTATGCAGAGCGGGTGATCCGCGCCGGGGCCCATGGTTACATCACCAAACAGGAAGCCACCCGCAAGATCTTGGAAGCCATCCGCCAGGTACTGGATGGCAAGGTCTTCCTGAGCGAGGCCCTCTCCGCGGAGATGCTTTCCCGCATGGTCGGAAAGCCCAAGACAACCCCCGGAATTTCATTCGAGCTGCTCACGGACCGGGAACTCCAGGTCTTCGATCTGGTGGGACAGGGCTTCGGCACACGGCAGATCGCGGAGCAACTGGGAGTCGATGTGAAAACGATCGAAACTTATCGCGCGAGAATTAAGGATAAGTTGGAACTAAAGGACGCCTCCGAGCTCTTAAGAAAGGCAATTGCTTGGAAACTGGACCATCCGACGACCTGA
- a CDS encoding sensor histidine kinase, with translation MAASQEPPKPSASFWKAPPQWFAVLIGTLIILGIGSVDMVITPQLGSAFFYLLPVLYVSRHASWRAALACAVLACLVSLNADIITERPGTPMYLPFANAALRLGVLLIVVRLVDSLRSLNDSLEARVRDRTARLQAEVRERLKLENHILEIRETEQARIGQDIHDGLCQHLVATAFSTSMLQRKLEEQGSTESGDATEIVGLIDDAITQARDVAKGLYPVRLDEEGLETALLALANGASKRTGLRCSVSVAELPSALSEGTAVQLYRIAQEAVNNTLKHADASELDIEFESSIDSFDLRIRDNGKGMKAEARSGLGMGLHIMEYRAKAIGAKLEIAPNNGRGVIVRCVSNHDSPDHE, from the coding sequence ATGGCTGCTTCCCAGGAACCCCCGAAACCATCCGCCTCCTTTTGGAAAGCTCCACCGCAGTGGTTCGCCGTTCTCATCGGGACCCTGATCATCCTGGGCATCGGCTCGGTCGATATGGTGATCACGCCGCAACTCGGCAGCGCCTTTTTCTACCTGCTTCCCGTGCTCTACGTGAGCCGCCATGCGAGCTGGAGAGCCGCCCTTGCCTGCGCGGTTCTCGCCTGCCTGGTCTCCCTGAATGCGGACATCATCACCGAGAGGCCGGGGACGCCCATGTATTTGCCCTTCGCCAACGCGGCACTTCGTCTGGGCGTGCTGCTCATCGTCGTCCGGCTCGTCGATTCCCTGCGCTCGCTCAATGACTCGCTGGAAGCCCGCGTGCGGGACCGCACCGCGCGCCTCCAGGCGGAAGTCCGGGAGCGACTGAAGCTGGAAAATCACATCCTGGAAATCCGCGAGACCGAACAAGCCCGCATCGGCCAGGACATCCATGACGGCCTCTGCCAGCATCTGGTCGCCACTGCTTTCTCCACCAGCATGCTACAGCGCAAGCTGGAGGAACAGGGCAGCACCGAGTCGGGTGACGCCACGGAAATCGTGGGGCTTATCGATGATGCGATCACGCAGGCCCGCGACGTGGCCAAAGGGCTCTATCCGGTGCGGCTCGATGAAGAGGGGCTTGAGACCGCCTTGCTGGCGCTTGCAAACGGAGCCTCCAAGCGCACTGGGCTCCGCTGCTCGGTAAGCGTCGCGGAACTGCCATCCGCCCTGAGTGAAGGAACAGCGGTCCAACTTTACCGCATCGCCCAAGAGGCGGTGAACAATACCCTGAAGCATGCAGACGCCAGCGAACTCGACATCGAATTCGAATCCTCGATCGACTCGTTCGACCTCAGGATCCGTGACAACGGGAAAGGCATGAAAGCCGAAGCCCGCTCCGGGCTGGGCATGGGGTTGCACATCATGGAATATCGTGCGAAAGCCATCGGAGCAAAACTGGAGATCGCCCCCAATAATGGCCGCGGCGTGATCGTGCGCTGCGTTTCCAACCATGATTCCCCTGACCATGAGTGA
- a CDS encoding protein kinase: protein MDTLAQVRNGQLAGATRLDLSCGLTEIPPEIFELAETLEILNLSGNCLHDLPQDLARLKKLRILFCSQNNFEHLPDVIGNLPSLQMLGFKSNRIARVDEASLPPSLRWLILTDNRIEQLPSSIGKCLPLQKLMLAGNRLSRLPEEMARCVNLELIRLAANQFEVLPDWLFHLPKLSWLAYSGNPVAADATGSRAGSIAWDELELMEKLGEGASGVISRARWQNGSRHVAVKIFKGEMTSDGLPASEKAACLAAGAHPHLVPVIAELASHPEDASGLVMEWIGGGFTNLAGPPDFQSCTRDVYAEDIRFPPSVLLKIARGIAEAARALHAKGIMHGDLYAHNILRDEEGHALLGDFGAATFHGRTDRLAEKLEVRAFGCLLEELLERWEGSKAPEELRDLVRHCMDPEVARRPGFPEITVLLGAFGLPSGPI from the coding sequence ATGGACACGCTGGCACAAGTGCGCAACGGCCAGCTTGCCGGTGCCACTCGCCTGGATCTCTCCTGCGGTCTCACTGAAATCCCTCCGGAGATCTTCGAGCTCGCAGAGACGCTCGAGATCCTGAACCTCTCTGGCAATTGCCTGCATGATCTCCCGCAGGACTTGGCTCGGCTCAAGAAGCTCCGCATTCTCTTTTGCTCTCAGAACAACTTCGAGCATTTACCCGATGTGATCGGCAACTTGCCCTCGCTGCAAATGCTCGGTTTCAAGTCGAACCGGATCGCACGGGTGGATGAAGCTTCGCTGCCTCCCTCCTTGCGTTGGCTCATTCTTACCGACAACCGGATCGAGCAACTCCCCTCCTCCATCGGGAAGTGCCTGCCACTGCAAAAGCTGATGCTTGCGGGCAATCGCCTCAGTCGTCTGCCCGAAGAGATGGCGCGCTGCGTGAACCTCGAATTGATCCGGCTCGCCGCGAACCAGTTCGAAGTGCTGCCCGATTGGCTCTTTCATCTTCCGAAGCTCTCTTGGCTGGCCTACTCGGGGAATCCGGTGGCCGCGGACGCAACAGGCAGCCGCGCCGGTTCGATCGCCTGGGATGAGTTGGAACTGATGGAGAAGCTTGGCGAAGGAGCCTCCGGAGTTATTTCGCGAGCCCGATGGCAAAACGGCAGCCGCCATGTCGCCGTGAAGATCTTCAAGGGCGAGATGACAAGCGATGGCCTGCCCGCCAGTGAAAAGGCCGCCTGTCTCGCCGCCGGCGCACATCCTCATCTGGTGCCGGTGATCGCGGAACTTGCGTCACATCCGGAAGACGCTTCCGGCCTGGTCATGGAATGGATCGGAGGCGGCTTCACGAATCTGGCGGGCCCGCCGGATTTCCAAAGCTGCACGCGGGACGTATATGCGGAGGACATCCGCTTTCCGCCTTCCGTTCTCCTGAAGATCGCCAGAGGCATCGCGGAGGCCGCGCGAGCCTTGCACGCGAAGGGCATCATGCATGGCGACCTCTATGCTCACAATATTCTGCGGGATGAGGAAGGTCATGCACTGCTGGGCGACTTCGGCGCGGCTACCTTTCACGGCAGAACGGATCGCCTGGCAGAGAAGCTGGAAGTCCGCGCCTTCGGCTGCCTGCTTGAGGAACTGCTGGAGCGCTGGGAAGGAAGCAAGGCGCCGGAAGAACTGCGGGACCTCGTCCGGCATTGCATGGATCCGGAGGTCGCCAGACGACCCGGATTCCCGGAGATCACAGTCTTGCTAGGTGCATTCGGATTGCCTTCGGGGCCGATTTGA
- a CDS encoding YiiD C-terminal domain-containing protein: MKDEARLKETEAFLHQQIPITKTMGVRVDTYDEEKLVLSAPLEVNHNHLGTAFGGSLVAIATLAGYSTLWLELGNREAHIVVRKSEMDYRHPVKGDIVATCKRPGASAIASFRKKFERTGKARIKLHVTMDEDGQTCASFEGTFVAIL; this comes from the coding sequence ATGAAGGATGAAGCGCGCCTGAAGGAGACCGAAGCTTTCCTTCACCAGCAAATCCCCATCACCAAGACGATGGGTGTCCGCGTGGATACCTACGATGAGGAGAAGCTGGTGCTGAGCGCACCCTTGGAGGTGAATCACAATCACCTCGGCACCGCCTTCGGCGGCAGCCTTGTCGCGATTGCCACACTCGCAGGCTATAGCACGCTATGGCTGGAGCTCGGCAATCGCGAGGCGCACATCGTGGTGAGGAAGAGCGAGATGGACTATCGCCATCCGGTGAAGGGTGACATCGTCGCGACCTGCAAACGCCCTGGCGCTTCGGCCATCGCTTCGTTCCGGAAGAAGTTCGAGCGTACCGGCAAGGCGCGCATCAAATTGCATGTGACAATGGACGAGGACGGCCAGACCTGCGCGAGCTTCGAAGGCACCTTTGTCGCCATCCTTTGA